The DNA window tttggtcgagaaatttattttttatcgtttgttctaatttaaaaattattaacgtcagggcattcctgagaagtaaccctacgtgggatttcagggtctgtccaatggctaaggtcaccctgtatatatagtcctcctcatcgttttcgatgacggcgaccctaaataaacattatggacgttgtccagcatgagccctaatgtggctggccaggccgaacttgctcttaatagtacattacgatacaagtgcgaaaaataggaaattcgaaacgagtggcgataaattaaaacacgaccgaagggagtgttttaaatcgacacgagttgcgaattaccgattcgcacatgtatcgtacaacgttttacagtacatatggccctttaaatgttcgacacagtaacgtaatatgctacttctcgcactagtgctataaagtagcccgatatgtactgtaaatactctattgcacgcgtgacaataaagttggccagctgcgttgaacgtgtacacgtaagAAGGTACCATTTTAAggtctatactctgtatctttaggtatgtaaataaaaaaaaaacaatttgtatattcgggtagttataacatttattggttaaccgaccaaatacaaaaccgcctggatctgtcactgatcgacctgactttaaattacattatttgatcatgtaatgttttcatctaccctcaactggttTAAGGaaccatttgagggtagattttgtttgcttttatttaaatacctaaatatacagagTTTAGACTCTATGACTGttcgacgcaacgttggtgcGACTGCATATTCTTGCACTTGATACTCAAATAACATAGGTTAGTTATACaaggtgctcacgaggaactcGAGAggttttaaccacgcatttctgatgCCAAAAGAtggtacagatttttaaagggtcggcaacgcccatgtaacacctctggagttgcgggcgtccacaggctacggtgactgcttaccatcaggcgggccgtatgcttgcttgccaacgacgtggtatttaaaaaaaatatatgaggtcaatttcacaaaatttgtatgtatttgtacatacaatgtaaacgctatttgtattgtaaattgtaactactaatttgaactttttttttgtaaaacctattttttgcaaagtgttacttgtcactttttgacattctatcaataaggatatttggactaggtcGCAACATCGCCCTCAAAAAGGCGGTTTGCAAGTaacaataaagatttttttttgttagtgcGTTTAACTCTGAAATCAggcgaattccaaaaaagtttaaatgacattttagtctttaaatatgatcaggaatatactgttaaaatccctcgcaatgctcacgggcaccgtgtataattgtaggtatatattttggATAATAATCAGAAAGAATggggcgctggtggcctagcggtaagagcgtgcgacctGCAATCCGGaaatcgcgggttcaaatcctggctcctatcaatgagtttttcgaaacttatgtacgaaatatcatttgatatttaccattcgcttttcggtgaaggaaaacatcgtgagaaaaccggactaatcccaataactttacatttatttaccctccgagttggaaggtcagatggcactcgctttcgtaaaaactagttcctacgtcaatctcgggattagttgccaagcggatccctggctcccatgagccgtggcaaaatgccgggataacgttaggaagaaaaataatttgaaagaaTACGTTTCCTACGGATTACACTCGCGTATTTTTAGTAACTCGCGCGACATGGTcttcgtgaacgctgctcgcactgttggtgtttgagaaaggagacctaagctctccgaaacatgtcgcgcgagggACTAAAAATATGTGATCCGTAGAataattttttcatcacacatgctcgaaaaacatcttatttcatgcaggtgtgctaaaggacaaaggcctattttgttcccgtaggagttatggattgtgaaaaaaatcaaacaaatcaaaaatacaaaccaagtagcataaatgagttttacttttaaaatactgacgtttataatttaatatttttgtttatgtttgaaatcaaataatttgattcatttaacagccatttaaaatatttttacataattttcaatcgtggctgaatgccgaataggtctgtgccctcgatgctaacctgtcaagaaattacaaaatggcggacgaatgtttgatatgtcaccgtatttaagaattatttcgcttaaaatttagttttttcttcgcaagtgtgatgaaaaacattgtgtgtaactccgggggtaagaatattgcaaactcggatctttaattaccaccctcgtattcaaattttcacttacccccctcgttgcacaatgtactataactCAATGTACtgtagagctcaacgaggggggaggggtttagggtcggcaacgcgcatgtaactcctctgaagttgcaggcgtacataggctacggagactgcttaccatcaggcgggccgtatgcttgtttgccacccacgTAGTTGTGGCGacagatatttttaattgttaatatattaataaataatattaatgttattatattcaaaCGCCATTACGGTTCCGCGCGACGCGAGCGCGGTGAACAAGAACTTGCCTTATCGCTCGGTTCGCTTCGCCGTAGATCGGTGACCCGAGCGTGCATTCGTGCGCGCTCGGAAATCCTAGTTAGTCGGCAGATATCCACTCTCGAGGCTGGACGCATGCGCTCGCGCCGCCCGAGTAACGGTTAATGCTTACGCACCGACTCGCTTACATTTGGGATTATATTCGGTTTGCGCTGCGCGCCGAATAGCGCTTATAGTTTTAGTTTCTTTTTATGTACGCTATCATTATGTGCTTTTTCTATCTCCTGTGCTTACTTTAAGTTTCTCTTCAACTATACTGTGCTGTGCTTTGTACTCTTATTTCTTTTCTTTGTGCTTGTGACTCTTGTGTGCCGTTAttgacaatatatataattagtgtGGAAACTAGCTGGTTTTACTTCTCTCATTAGGCTAGTTCAccacatagtattaaaaaaaaactattcctTGTTAGATCCACACCGGGGAGAAAGCGTACGAGTGCAGCTTCTGCGGGAAGGCGTTCACGCAGGCCGGCACGCTGCACACGCACGTCAAGTTCGTGCACATGAAGGTCAAGCCCCCGCCCAGGAAAAGGAACAAACACATGGACGCCTAACCcacattttctcaaacttgtaatgaaatgttgacatgacttacgtcaaattaggtccggaaatactacatatcaggtgcgatgagtgaagatgatatgtaaaggactttcatacagccttacacacctaggcctgtaaggcaaccttcttttgtttttaaacgtcaaattatggcacgtcttggcattcaaccataaaaacacctgtaagcaaaattctgccattatgtttttttccttttttgtttttcttttttgtgtttgttaaatattatttcagggttttctaaaaggggaacgaaaatttgattatttttgcgctacgacgcatggtttacgagatacagccctataaagttttttttcagtcatgcagaaatctttatctcctaaaccgtgcgtcgtagcgcaaaaatagtcaaattttcgttcccgtTTTAAATAACctcaaagtaataataataaaaaaaaaaaacaaagaagaaaagaaaGCGTAATGGCATGTGCCGTAGCGctaaaataatcacatttttgttccccttcaatatccgacgcactgaataacctatcacattaggacattaaacaatcatcatcatcatattttttttatttcattgcaagtttgagaaaagcactatacaaatctcggcaaGAGACGGGGTTGTCGGCCGTGTATCCCTACAgactatatctacttggcctgcaacccttcgtttccagtactctatagtaatgtactattgcgtAGTCTTGCAGATATCGCAGCgatatgatttgttttttttttgtaagtaataCAGCGGAAGTCggaatatgtacaaattatatatatcgcagccattgacatatctaaggacgggccttacggccactaagaatggtgctagttcagcggtgtcactcacgaattctagccaatcgtgcagtctaacgcaactagttgcaaccaatcgcgttgtggcgttagactgcacgattggcttatTCTTACTCCCCGTAAAGCCCGTCCTTaggatatatgtcaatgatcgCAGcaatatggttttttttttgccctTCATAAAGTCCGTCTAAGCTTACTTGAACAGAAAGTGTAAGAGTTGTTTGTTCGTCGGAGCGCCAATAGTTCGAGGGTGAAATGGtcacttttacccgagttaaacactctacttttcatttcgactattaggaaagtcaaacacaagaAATGTAGGTCATATCTGGAATTGGCGCCATTACATTTTGATcgggaaaaaaaaaacgaaaaccatagacaatccgatCTTAAATTGGGATGAGTCTGAAACGGCCATAATGTATACGCGCGTAAAGAAAGTAAACTGAATGAATGGATGTgatgtaatgataatattttaaacattcatcgTTATTTGTATCgatttataaacaaatatttatgtttatttcatacatttaaatattaagtacagATAGGAATGCAATTGACATCTAATTTTGATAGTACTTGGTCTGAAAATGAGGAAGCTAATATGAGAGattttaactgaataatatggcatatatgACTGCTAGCCATTGCTccaagtacaaattaaaaaaaatactttccacccGGCTTTCAGCCTATGAAAGATGGACTTTCCAAATAGgagagataaaaaataatatgttaactatagtctgtatctttaggtatttaaaaaaaggtaaacaaacaatttgtacattttcgggtagttttaatatttattggtttaccaagcaaatacaaaaccgcctggatctgtcactgaacgacctgactttaaacctactttatttgatcatgtaatgttttcatctacccttaactgccttaaggagccatttgagggtagattttgtttaccttttttaaatacctaaagatacagactatagtggTTCGCCCCGAATTGAGAACTTGCGGTTGGCGAAAAACTATATTGTGTAGAtgctctgtatatatccatcatgtatattgttattgtaaataaaggctTTTACCTATTGTGTAGATTCGTATAGTTCGTGTGGACCACGGtgatgcgcagatttgtcaaatctaagctTTAATATCATGGCGATACAAGTCAAGGCAGGCGTTATCTTGAATGACACGACCTAtatatgtacggtcacgtctgaaaacatcgacacgttcgaagtgccaaaaatatgtctacactaccctaataataataaatgggccataaagtcgtgtatagatatttttgccACTTCGAACgcgtcgatgttttcagacgtgactgtacacctatttaattttcgacacgattaaatataaaatatggaatATCAAGTTGGCTGCCGTTTTTTAGAATTCCGATTACGAATAtaaatttatgaatgaattttgatttttttatgaaaattatacgTCAATTTTCATTGAGATCGGGTAAAAAATGacgaaattcaagatggcggccattttttacagatttttcTACGAATTCATAAACGGCCTTTCAGATCGTCAGCAATTATCAATGTAGTCATGAAACCAATGGATTCAACAAAGAAGAAAATCAAAGTGGGCTAATTTTGCTTATTATTGACCCTCTTTTTGTATTAAGGTCACGTTTGTATTCCGATCGCAGCTGCAATACTAAGGCAGTTTTCCTAATCAGAGAGCTATcgtttgtttaaaatttctcAGTCGTTTTAAATTGTTGTGTTTTTTTGCCACTGGCATATCGTATATTTCTttagggcgtccgcaacgtcgcgcgggtgcacggagcgggcgcgTGCGCGTGGGTCTATACTCtctatctttaggtatttaaataaaagtaaacaaacaatttgtaaattttagggtaattataacatttattggttaaccaaccaaatataaaaccgcctggatctgtcactgaacgacctgactttaacctgcattttttgatcatgtaatgttttcgtccaccctcaactggcttaaggagcaaATTgaaggtagattttgtttacttttatttaaatacctaaagatacagagtatagttgtaggtaaaatccgcaGCTTGCGTCCGCGTCTGTTAGCGGCGCTCATACTATTAGTCGTTGACCCGTTCAGCCGTGCATACGCGCGATGTTGCGGATGCCCGTATAAAATATGTGAACATGTTGTACAAAAACATGTTTCAATATAAGCATAATCACATTTTTTGATAACAGTATTGAATGATTCatggttagtttcactacacctgactcgaccgggatataaaccgtgattaccttttatattgtttttgatctcccgatatttcgacgcagttacgtgcatcttgttcacgggtaactggagacagccggtgggtgtcaaagttgtgtagaccgcgcaccgtctaccctcattcgtgagCGTCGtttgcgttcgctttcaacgttacggtcgcggtttatatcccggatttaacatttattggttaaccaaccaaatacaaaaccgcctggatctgtaactgaacgacctgactttaaacctacattatttggtcatgtaatatttttgtctactgagggtagattttgtttaccatttttcaaatacctaaagatacagagtatagttgggttccatatttaatgtaacGACACACCCTTTTTATGTTGGTAAGTACCTAAACATTTCAAGTTTTGAAATTATTAatcatgaaattaaattattcgtgtaatctattttaactttttttattagtgttttagttttattttaatggaatatttttttatctgattacagaatatttttaatttaatataagtagGGAGAGTAAAATGTAAGCATACATTgtacacaataaatattatttatgagatactatagttttttttggtaaaaagtaattaacagCGGTGTTGTAAataactgtgacatatcaatgacatttcgaatatcgatatTTATGTTGTCGAttcaaaacttttaattttttacgcTTTTTCATTTGAGCATAATTTCATTCGGGTTTaccgtaaatttttaataaatatatgccTGCCATGACCTGTGCGGATTCTGTTGAGGCGGCACCAGTATTTCTTCTGCGGCTAGAAGCCCTTCGGCTTCCGAGTAGGGTTTTGGGGACTTTTGTGTTGACCAGTCGCCGCCTCCGCCCATTCTTCCTTCCAGGCTTGCTCCAGCTGAAAACCGCCACTCCTCAGTTTTCTCCCTGCCTCGCTCGTAGGTCGGCGCGATTTGAGTCGCTGCGGTGATGGGTTAGTGAACTCTTTGTGCACAGGTAGATCGGCTCGGACATATATTTTTTCGACTTCTCTCAAGAGCGCGTGTTTCCTGCGTAACTGGGGTGGAGCTATGTGGCTAAGCACTGGTAACCACTGAGTCGGCGTAGATTTTATCGTACCGGAAACACACCTCATTGCGTCGTTCAGTTTCGTGTCCACTTTTTCTATGTGCGTGCTTTCACACCATACAGGCGCGCAGTATTCTGCTGCAGAGTACACGAGGCTGAGCGCGGTAGTTCGGAGCACATCGGCAGATGCACCCCATGAAGTGCCACTGAGTTTGTGCAAGATGTTGTTACGTGTGGCTAGCTTGAGGGACGCTTTTGTAATGTGCTCCTTGTAAGTCAGAGATCTGTCCAAAGTGACACCGAGGTATTTTGGGCTttactaactatttatatatacctaacggttttactaactatttatatatacctaatcGATTCGATGTAGGTTGGACACACacttccgtcagtagaaaaaggcggcaaatttgaaaactagttGCAATCACAGATCTACGATGAGTAGATGACGCTTAAAGAATTAAAGATAGTTAAAGTGTGCAAAACGCATATGCACataccatgagtgcgaaagagacagactacaaatgaaaaatcgtgaccatttttgagttcgacAGTGGCGGCTAACGGCcgccatttattaatttttaaacacaTGTCCGGCATCGTAacaccttaagtattttaattagaaaatattaatcttatccacatggaatccagggctataaccgcgaaaatcgaagttcatcaattgcgggcgtTTTTCTCTGTCAATCTttttacgtcttagtgagagtaaaagagaaagatccccgcaatttgtgaattaCGGTTTTTGCGGTATGCCCCCagttaaatgatgatgatgaagggTGATTAGTATGTgtaagcgagaacgaatatcCAAAGAAGTTACGGCGGACCACCTTTCTCACGATCGATCATGGTGGCGGTCCGGTACGCCTATCAGTAACAGCTTTtagactaaattaagtaagattTTGTGAAGCGTTTTACAGAAGAGAATAAACTATATCCATCCCTTTTCAGGGGCCATAATACTAGCACAGCAAAAAGACAATAAGATTCTCTCTGATTAtgcacaaataagaaaagatcttggccaaactatatattccacgttatcctaatatcccagatacatataactcatggtcaccctaattagaaagagatgcaacggcccaccttgacttctcatgtggatCACTTTTTGGCCAATGTACTCTATCCGGTTAATCTTATAAGTCTGTGTTCGGAGGtcactttttttttcgttcAACTTCAAATCAATTTCAGTACGGTAGTGCTATTTAAAAAGTATTGATTATGCTCTTTGgtagtattatttattctgtggttcaggctaaagtgccaattacatctacacttgtagacaccctagcccaACCCTAGCCATGCCTCCGAAACGTCTAAGTTGAAGTTGACATTTTGACGTTGCCAATATTGacataaatgaattttatcttAGCATACATTTACAGCTTTAAATCGTATTTGTGTTAATTTCGTATGGAATTGAAACAACAccctatttggaaaagttagtGTCGCTAAAGAATATTTAGTCCGAAACGAGATTTTAGTTCACGATGGAGTCGTCAGCGTTACTGGGCGCAGAGAGTGTTTGCGTGAAGGCTGAGCCCTGTGAGGATATGTTTATAGCAGATGAGCCCGCGTTCGAGGTTCGAGTGTCTGTGAAAGTTGAGCCCTTGCTGGATGATGCGTCTATAAAAGCCGAGCCTTCGTGTTCAGATGTATGTGTAATAGACGAGTCGCTCGGCGTGAgcgcggcggcagcggcggcgggaCTGTACACCGATCACGCCGTCAAAGATGAGCTCGTGCTCGGCCCCGTGCTAGTGGAGCGGCGCGGCGTGCGCCACGCACCAACAGGTCAGTTGTGGATAACTCTAACCATGTATTGCATGAAgctgtagagtcagaccaagataagttggcagcgattttgatagcccagacagtgcatgtgttattttaaatgtcgaatgtctatgaaattatgacatttacttaaggccgcctttacacctgtaagttttacttacgtaagtcaCTTAGGTAAGCAACTTATGATAAATTTTCAAGTGTAAACACTTGTTGTAAGTAgcttactgtatttttttactactttcATATATTGGGAAATTACAAGTCTATACACGTTCGTGTTTGTTTACGGAAGAGAACTTACAGGTCTCTCAGGTGGTGAAATCGCCTGTCGAAAATGTGTATCGTTTTTCTTTTTGTGATAGGTGCAACTTTTtccaaaatatattcaaaactTGTAGCATTCATTCttagaaaattgaaaaattggGTTCGGTCTTCCATTCTCAACTCCTTCAAAAGATTTTCAAATGCACTTCATGCCATTCTTTTTTCTAGCGAAGGTTTTACCCAGCATTTTCTTTCAGCATTCTTTTGCTTTTGccttttattgtataaaattatatatgcaCCAACAACCGCTGACTATGAGTGGACATTTTTATTACTGATTTAGTAAGAATATGTAAATGGGTGTGTAATAATTTATGCAAGTTTAAGTTCACAAAATTTACATAAGCCTTTTTtactgtatgtttattttaagtgtaaatGCAACCGTAAGtaagttacataaatattacgAAAGTAACTTACAGGTGTAAAGGTGGCTTAACACTTGCGCaggttgggctatcaaaatcactgtcAACTAGGGTGTGACCATAAAAGTATTGTGGTTTTAGTCATAGAATTAATTTGCCAACTCATTTAATTTTCCAAAGACTCTTCCAAAGCATatatcaatataataatatatcaatacTTAGGATAGATTTTAATTTCTCTAAGGTATAGGTTATCTGGAGGAGATCTCGCTTAGGGATAATAtttgagctgtgtcacctatacaatgatcttaattgctacttgtttttacagtgcatgtttgtctgaaaagtagtcctcgactctgtaataagccttcaacatcaataacttttttaagtaattcttaagagctggcaagggtaATCTTCAAGCATCGTCAGGcgacttgttataaaaatgaagcATTGCCCAACAAATGACTTTTGAACTTTGCGGACACGAAACTTTCTGATGGACTGCTTATTTTcatttctagtgttatagttatggacatctgaattcttagtgaaggagtctagattcttaacaacaaataatactatcatagatgtattgggaagcttcccaatacatctatgatagtattatttgttaaacagttaaaatattaatttctttgaaaagttCTGATTCACATGCTCTTAAGTTACATATAGAATGAATGGCTCTCttttgtaagacaaatatagtctgtatgtcagctgcttaatggcggacttaatgccaaatggcattctctaccagtcaaccatagggcccaACAGAGATACTTAGAATTGGtccagaaaaaaaattgaatgaataaaaaagcaaaccatacttagaaactacataaataaataataaattgataataaaatattagttaGTGGTGACTGTTTAACTGCCTTGATttatattgaaatgaaataaattaatgaatattaacaTCTTTGTTAGTAGGTAATTGCCTaagatacaaaatataaattatgacaTAAAAGTACAGTGGGAATCCTTGTTACCTTACccctcacacaaaacaaaatattattatactactgTTTGGTCCATACAAAATGTGGCTCGCCGTCATCCAAACAGTAATTGGTTGTAAAATGGTACAATATCATACAGCTTCAACATGAAGTAAGCTTTAAAACCagccaataaagtttattttagccTGCTACGGAAACATTTGCAGTTTTTACAAGTAGGGCCAGGCCACGGTGACCCATACCCTGAGCCATGtcaataacttctaaaatatacatatttttggtatatttgaaatatggatttttctgtttgcttgcaaCACGTATGTATCTAGAATTTcagtatatttactatattgtACTGATAGTAAACCAAAATTGAATATTCGAGGCTCAATTTTTTTCGTAATATACCTTATAGGAATGGTTGTTAACTTAGTGGATACGTAAAGCAGAATTTCTTCAGGACTCACATGTAAGTCACTTTCCCTGCGGAACTGTTTTAGCACGACCCATACGCTGAATCGCtggccctgaatgggttaatCTGTCAAGCACGCACAGTGACAGTGACAACTGGCATCAGctgcgggacagcaatataatgaTGTGCGTGTAATAGAGATAGCAacggcgggtcaatgtacgaaaatctatgtaAAAACGTCTCTTCTTTAATATTGctgtaattttgataataatcaCTTCTTTTAATGGTTAAGGCTGTGCTTTACCCGTCAGTATCTGTATAACGCgactgttttatattttaaaattattcaaagACACCATTATTGTTGCAGGGCAAACTCCACAGAAGAAACCAAGCGGCAGACCCGAGACTTACCAATGTCCCCACTGTACATATACAACAAccagaaaattattattaattagtcaTTTGAGGAAACATATCAATGAAAAGCCTCACAAATGTGACCAGTGTAGTTATGCTAGTGTATGTAAAGCTGCTTTGCAACGTCATATAAGGATACATACTGGAGAGAAGCCTTACAAATGTGATCAGTGTAATTATGTTACCGCCCATTCAGGTCATTTGCATGTTCATGTAAGAAAACACACTGGTGAAAAGCCTTACAAATGTGATCAGTGTAATTATGCTACCACCCATACAGGTAACTTGCAAGTTCATGTAAAGATACACACTGGTGTAAAGCCTTACAAATGTAGCCAGTGTAGTTACGCTAGTaccaataaatataatttgcaaATTCATGTAAGGACACACACTGGTGAAAAGCCTTACAAATGTGGCCAGTGTAATTATGCTACCGCCCATACAGGTAATTTGAAAAATCATGTAAAGAAACACACTGGTGTAAAGCCTTATAAATGTAGCCAGTGTAGTTTCGCTAGCAGCCGAAAATATAGTTTGAAACGTCATGTTAGAAAACACACTGAAGAAAAGCCTTACAGTGGCCAGTGCAGTTATGCTACTGCCTGCAAATAGTGAACACCTCGACCTATGACGAGCTTTAACATAAACTAAATTTGACGGCTGCATCAGTGTCAGGGGGTGCTGGCAACCCCAGGCTAGGAAACACAAGTATTCGGGGCTCTGCGAGTTTTTAGTcgaaattaatttgtaaaagCCTATAGAAATCAGTGTTcgtgaatagaatagaataatttattcgcaagaatatgtatgtacaaaggTGTCCTTATAAATAGTGAGTAACAATATTCAGCCATTTGGCATGCCAATTTTAAGAATGTGATCTATTCTACTGTTAtctagaataaaataaacatgagaaCACAGAAcataaactttattatatttattgagtaATTACACGAAATCATTAGGTGGGAATATACACATTATTTAACAAACGGAATTTACACACATTCTaagatatttacatattttaatatgaaaaacatatgatacctatttgtttaaataatcAGGGATACGTACCAGTAGCGGCGCGTGAAAATTCAAgctaggcaactcggaacaaaaaaaaacaccttaacattctgtacttttttttcacgATAAAAGTGAGGCGTGCGCTAGGTGTGTCCTTGGGCGcgaccttttgcagttagtgtataaccacctttgccatactattatacacacaacatacaaattatcactggtttagtaactttatatataaatttgtgcaCACAAGTAAgtacaatgccggatttagaggtctggaggcctcgggcaataaaggagtggaggccccctggccccaaattttttccaaataaaatggtaaatttaccgaattctctattgtctggcgcagtagccccggttgccctcccttaaatccggccctgagtaagtaaaatcacataaaaacatttaaaactctaATAGTAACAACAAGCCTTTGTAACAACCGGGACGGGAATGTTCACAAACACACAAATTCtaaaacctattactacaaacctacaaacagtactttctttgaagaaacgttctttatcaaattattaaacttgAGACTACATAAGATTCTTggatttttctattaaaattcat is part of the Cydia pomonella isolate Wapato2018A chromosome 27, ilCydPomo1, whole genome shotgun sequence genome and encodes:
- the LOC133532574 gene encoding zinc finger protein 239-like, translated to MESSALLGAESVCVKAEPCEDMFIADEPAFEVRVSVKVEPLLDDASIKAEPSCSDVCVIDESLGVSAAAAAAGLYTDHAVKDELVLGPVLVERRGVRHAPTGQTPQKKPSGRPETYQCPHCTYTTTRKLLLISHLRKHINEKPHKCDQCSYASVCKAALQRHIRIHTGEKPYKCDQCNYVTAHSGHLHVHVRKHTGEKPYKCDQCNYATTHTGNLQVHVKIHTGVKPYKCSQCSYASTNKYNLQIHVRTHTGEKPYKCGQCNYATAHTGNLKNHVKKHTGVKPYKCSQCSFASSRKYSLKRHVRKHTEEKPYSGQCSYATACK